The following proteins are co-located in the Theropithecus gelada isolate Dixy chromosome 19, Tgel_1.0, whole genome shotgun sequence genome:
- the RPS5 gene encoding 40S ribosomal protein S5, with protein sequence MTEWETAAPAVAETPDIKLFGKWSTDDVQINDISLQDYIAVKEKYAKYLPHSAGRYAAKRFRKAQCPIVERLTNSMMMHGRNNGKKLMTVRIVKHAFEIIHLLTGENPLQVLVNAIINSGPREDSTRIGRAGTVRRQAVDVSPLRRVNQAIWLLCTGAREAAFRNIKTIAECLADELINAAKGSSNSYAIKKKDELERVAKSNR encoded by the exons ATGACCGAGTGGGAGACAGCGGCACCAGCTGTGGCAGAGACCCCAGACATCAAGCTCTTTGGGAAGTGGAGCACCGATGATGTGCAGATCAATGACATTTCTCTACAG GATTACATAGCAGTGAAGGAGAAGTATGCCAAGTACCTGCCTCACAGTGCAGGGCGGTATGCCGCCAAACGCTTCCGCAAAGCTCAGTGTCCCATTGTGGAGCGCCTCACTAACTCCATGATGATGCACGGCCGCAACAACGGCAAGAAGCTGATGACTGTGCGCATCGTCAAGCATGCCTTCGAGATCATACACCTGCTCACAGGCGAG AACCCTCTGCAGGTCCTGGTGAACGCCATCATCAACAGTGGTCCCCGGGAGGACTCCACCCGCATTGGACGTGCCGGGACTGTGAGACGACAGGCTGTGGACGTGTCCCCACTGCGCCGTGTGAATCAG GCCATCTGGCTGCTGTGCACAGGCGCTCGTGAGGCTGCCTTCAGGAACATTAAGACCATTGCTGAGTGCCTGGCAGATGAGCTCATCAATGCTGCCAAG GGCTCCTCCAACTCCTATGCCATTAAGAAGAAGGACGAGCTGGAGCGTGTGGCCAAGTCCAACCGCTGA
- the ZNF837 gene encoding zinc finger protein 837, whose product MEALAQKAGQGGISTADARGASGAWEKRPEEPRPLEQDRAGSRPTQKGDLRGGMADGRTTPPGGGSQGCNLRVSPGSGTRHSAGTRPLVREPRSPTSSQDPELVTREGLQAGEDPCGSLARGRDCSRNSCLAQHRGVPAGETPPVCDPCPERLQNCPRTQLCEVHTDCWPCQLGTGAPTCPRTPKPTSRGRSPSVEQPQACACGEAFAWRALRIPQERLQAMEEPRPCARCGKRFRPNQQQQTGKGPPVCPECGQTSRPRPGVPNPPAQRLYACDECGKAFTRTSSLLQHQRIHTGERPYECAECGKAFVRCSGLYRHQKTHSAERHRRGPVLARRAFRLGCPPCGDCGERSPRRASGAGEKPYECADCAKAFGLLSHLVEHRRVHTGEKPYACPECGKAFNQRSNLSRHQRTHSSAKPYACPLCEKAFKGRSGLVQHQRAHTGERPYGCPECGKTFRGCSELRQHERLHSGEKPYICRDCGKAFVRNCSLVRHLRTHTGERPYACGECGRAFSQRSNLNEHQKRHAGRAAP is encoded by the coding sequence ATGGAGGCTCTGGCCCAGAAGGCTGGGCAGGGAGGAATCTCCACGGCCGATGCCCGGGGTGCCTCTGGGGCCTGGGAGAAGAGGCCCGAGGAGCCGAGGCCCCTCGAACAGGACCGAGCTGGGAGCCGCCCCACTCAAAAGGGGGACCTGCGTGGAGGGATGGCGGATGGTAGGACGACTCCCCCAGGCGGGGGCTCCCAGGGCTGCAACCTCAGGGTGAGCCCGGGCTCGGGGACCCGGCACAGCGCGGGGACCAGACCCCTCGTGCGGGAGCCGCGCAGCCCCACCTCTTCTCAGGACCCTGAGCTAGTTACCCGCGAGGGGCTGCAGGCCGGGGAGGACCCCTGTGGGAGCCTGGCGCGTGGCAGGGACTGTAGCAGGAACTCCTGCCTGGCGCAGCATCGCGGGGTGCCCGCTGGGGAGACGCCACCCGTGTGTGACCCCTGTCCGGAGCGGCTCCAGAACTGCCCCCGGACTCAACTGTGTGAGGTCCACACGGACTGTTGGCCGTGCCAACTGGGGACGGGCGCTCCGACCTGCCCGAGGACCCCAAAGCCGACCTCCCGCGGGAGGAGCCCCTCGGTGGAGCAGCCCCAGGCTTGCGCGTGCGGAGAGGCCTTTGCGTGGAGGGCCCTGCGGATCCCCCAGGAGCGGCTACAGGCGATGGAGGAGCCCCGTCCGTGTGCCCGGTGCGGGAAGCGCTTCCGCCCCAACCAGCAGCAGCAGACGGGCAAGGGCCCCCCAGTGTGTCCTGAGTGCGGCCAAACCTCGCGACCTCGCCCGGGTGTCCCCAACCCCCCGGCCCAGCGGCTGTACGCTTGCGACGAGTGCGGCAAGGCCTTCACGCGCACCTCCAGCCTGCTGCAGCACCAGCGCATCCACACGGGCGAACGGCCCTACGAGTGTGCCGAGTGCGGCAAGGCCTTCGTGCGCTGCTCCGGCCTGTACCGCCACCAGAAGACGCACTCGGCCGAGCGCCACCGCCGTGGCCCAGTCCTGGCCCGGCGCGCCTTCCGGCTGGGGTGCCCGCCCTGCGGGGACTGCGGCGAGCGGAGTCCCCGACGGGCGTCGGGAGCCGGGGAGAAGCCGTACGAGTGCGCCGACTGCGCCAAGGCCTTCGGGCTGTTGTCGCACCTCGTGGAGCACAGGCGTGTGCACACCGGCGAGAAGCCCTACGCTTGCCCCGAGTGCGGCAAGGCCTTCAACCAGCGCTCGAACCTGAGCCGGCACCAGCGCACGCACAGCAGCGCCAAGCCCTACGCGTGCCCACTGTGCGAAAAGGCCTTCAAGGGCCGCTCGGGCCTGGTGCAACACCAACGCGCGCACACCGGCGAGCGGCCCTACGGCTGCCCCGAGTGCGGCAAGACCTTCCGCGGCTGCTCCGAGCTGCGCCAGCACGAGCGCCTGCATTCGGGCGAGAAGCCCTATATCTGCCGCGACTGCGGCAAAGCCTTCGTGCGCAACTGCAGCCTGGTGCGCCACCTGCGAACGCACACGGGCGAGCGGCCCTACGCGTGCGGGGAGTGCGGCCGCGCCTTCAGCCAACGCTCCAACCTCAACGAGCACCAGAAGCGGCACGCGGGCCGCGCCGCGCCTTGA